The Hemicordylus capensis ecotype Gifberg chromosome 6, rHemCap1.1.pri, whole genome shotgun sequence genome window below encodes:
- the LOC128331187 gene encoding olfactory receptor 10A2-like: MHLTINQEEGNQTAPLAFILLDFNSEDLQFLFAILFLPIYIVTMAGNILIIILVVTDQHLHTPMYFFLGNLSCLETCYSSTIMPRMLVSFLSGDRTISIGGCFAQLYFFGYLATTECCFLAVMSYDHYLAICKPLHYTMLMNGRICVKLIAVSWITGSFGINVVIFLVSQLTFCGLNKINHFFCDLIPVIRLSCSDTHLVEMTAFIVSSFGILPPLLITLTSYICIIRSILRISSATGKQKAFSTCSSHLTVVACFYGSLMIVYVLPNVSSLNDVKKLLSLFYTLLTPLVNPLIYSLRNKEVKEAVKKTFRRLHRNH, encoded by the coding sequence ATGCACCTGACTATCAACcaagaagagggaaaccaaacaGCTCCTTTGGCATTTATTCTTCTGGATTTCAACAGTGAGGATCTGCAGTTTTTATTTGCCATCTTGTTTCTACCAATCTATATAGTAACCATGGCTGGGAACATCCTCATTATTATCCTGGTGGTCACTGATCAGCACCTTCACAcccccatgtatttcttcctgGGGAACCTATCCTGCCTGGAGACTTGCTATAGCTCAACCATCATGCCAAGAATGCTGGTCAGTTTTCTGAGTGGGGACAGAACCATTTCTATTGGTGGATGCTTTGCACAACTTTATTTCTTTGGCTATCTTGCAACTACAGAATGTTGCTTCCTAGCAGTGATGTCTTATGATCATTATTTAGCAATCTGCAAACCCTTGCATTACACAATGCTCATGAATGGCAGAATTTGTGTCAAGTTGATTGCTGTATCATGGATAACTGGCTCATTTGGCATCAATGTTGTCATATTTTTGGTATCTCAACTGACTTTCTGTGGACTCAACAAAATTAACCATTTCTTCTGTGATTTGATCCCAGTGATAAGACTCTCCTGCAGTGATACCCATTTGGTTGAAATGACTGCCTTCATAGTTTCCTCCTTCGGCATTCTGCCTCCATTGTTAATAACCCTGACCTCTTACATTTGCATCATCAGAAGCATTTTAAGAATTTCATCTGCTACAGGGAAACAAAAGGCATTCTCTACCTGTTCTTCACACCTCACAGTGGTAGCTTGCTTCTATGGGTCCTTGATGATTGTTTATGTTTTACCAAATGTGAGTTCCTTGAATGATGTGAAGAAACTGCTTTCTCTGTTCTACACTCTGCTCACTCCCCTGGTCAATCCCCTCATATACAGCTTGAGAAACAAAGAGGTAAAGGAAGCAGTAAAGAAAACATTCAGGAGGCTACATAGAAACCATTAA